One part of the Coleofasciculaceae cyanobacterium genome encodes these proteins:
- a CDS encoding carboxymuconolactone decarboxylase family protein, with the protein MRHRVCDPSELGKANRRHRKVHWRKGINRIIIALLCTLVALLVAFFPLVATAQTQPITTAQAQPENQSRCERGNQVINKPSGGAGQPVLDALRQDFPFLADAITNYALGEVWSRRGLDDRTRQLATVAAFAAQGNLPQIKIHAGYALRLGATQDELKEIVYLTTVTAGFPRSIDAAQALREVFTASSRRSSTAQ; encoded by the coding sequence ATGAGACATCGAGTCTGCGATCCTTCGGAGCTTGGCAAAGCCAATCGCAGACATAGAAAGGTTCACTGGAGAAAAGGGATTAACAGAATCATTATTGCCTTGCTTTGCACCCTGGTTGCGCTCTTGGTTGCGTTCTTTCCGCTTGTTGCCACTGCCCAAACTCAGCCAATAACGACGGCACAAGCGCAGCCCGAAAATCAGAGCCGCTGTGAGCGAGGCAATCAAGTTATTAATAAGCCGTCAGGCGGAGCAGGACAGCCAGTCCTTGATGCCCTGCGCCAAGACTTCCCGTTTTTAGCAGATGCAATCACTAACTACGCCCTCGGTGAAGTCTGGTCGCGCAGAGGACTAGACGATCGCACTCGTCAGCTTGCGACCGTTGCCGCCTTTGCTGCCCAGGGTAATCTGCCACAGATAAAGATCCATGCGGGCTATGCGCTCAGGTTAGGCGCGACACAGGATGAACTCAAAGAAATCGTTTACCTGACTACAGTCACGGCTGGATTTCCCCGTTCCATTGATGCAGCGCAAGCATTGCGGGAAGTATTTACTGCGTCTTCGCGAAGGTCTAGTACTGCTCAGTAA
- a CDS encoding Atu4866 domain-containing protein, with product MEEAQNSRTEVATQTLGQQSYVGMWVTKDGYIRHELLPNGRYDEARGQKQSAYQGSYTLTGNHIDYVDDTGFTADGEFRDGVLYHGGMVLYREENK from the coding sequence ATGGAAGAAGCTCAAAACTCTCGAACCGAAGTAGCCACACAAACCCTTGGTCAGCAGTCCTATGTGGGTATGTGGGTGACAAAGGACGGCTACATCCGCCACGAACTTCTACCCAATGGGCGTTACGACGAAGCACGCGGTCAGAAGCAAAGTGCCTATCAGGGTAGCTACACCCTCACCGGCAACCACATCGATTACGTTGATGACACTGGCTTTACCGCCGACGGCGAATTTCGCGATGGCGTGCTTTACCATGGCGGCATGGTTCTGTACCGTGAAGAGAACAAATAG